The Edaphobacter bradus genome contains a region encoding:
- a CDS encoding NADP-dependent oxidoreductase → MKAIVVTDQAAGTAGVKLVERPEPQAAINDVVVQIHASGFTGDELSWPSTWTDRLGRDRTPSIPGHELAGVVTALGYGTTGLSIGQRVFGLTDWYRDGTLAEYVAVEARNLAPLPGDVDFTAGAALVMPGLTAWQGLFEHGRLQAGQSVLVHGAAGIVGSMATQLAREFGAHVIATGRAAGRQTALDFGAQEFVDLDNDALEDVGEVDLVFDVIGGDIAKRSAGVIRAGGTLVTITGPTEARPADGLAVDFVVVSDRAQLSEIVRRVRDGRLRTNIGNVSTLDDAVAAFNRTERRKGKTIIRVRP, encoded by the coding sequence ATGAAGGCGATCGTGGTGACTGATCAGGCTGCGGGAACGGCCGGGGTGAAGCTGGTGGAGCGGCCCGAGCCGCAGGCAGCGATAAACGACGTCGTTGTTCAGATTCATGCGTCGGGATTCACCGGGGATGAGCTGTCGTGGCCCTCGACCTGGACCGATCGCCTCGGCCGTGACCGGACGCCTTCAATCCCCGGACACGAGCTGGCCGGAGTGGTCACCGCTCTCGGCTATGGCACGACGGGGCTGTCGATTGGACAGCGGGTGTTCGGCCTCACGGACTGGTATCGCGACGGCACGCTGGCGGAGTATGTGGCCGTCGAGGCACGCAACCTTGCGCCGCTGCCGGGCGACGTTGACTTCACGGCGGGCGCGGCCCTCGTGATGCCGGGCCTGACCGCGTGGCAGGGGCTATTCGAGCACGGCCGCCTTCAGGCGGGGCAGAGCGTCCTCGTGCACGGTGCGGCCGGCATAGTCGGTTCGATGGCGACGCAGCTCGCACGTGAGTTCGGCGCGCACGTCATCGCCACCGGCCGCGCGGCCGGCCGTCAGACGGCTCTCGACTTCGGCGCGCAGGAGTTCGTCGACCTCGACAACGACGCCCTGGAAGACGTCGGCGAAGTCGATCTGGTGTTCGATGTCATCGGCGGCGACATCGCGAAGCGGTCTGCGGGCGTGATTCGCGCCGGGGGAACGCTGGTGACCATCACCGGCCCGACCGAGGCGCGGCCCGCCGACGGCCTGGCGGTCGACTTTGTTGTCGTGTCCGATCGCGCCCAACTGAGTGAGATCGTCCGGCGGGTGCGCGACGGACGGCTGCGGACGAACATCGGCAACGTCTCGACCCTCGACGACGCCGTCGCCGCCTTCAATCGGACCGAGCGACGCAAGGGGAAGACGATCATCCGCGTTCGTCCGTGA
- a CDS encoding cytochrome P460 family protein, with product MMDFRLAMVSLMFVALTTAHLQTEPQSKSTFNGFDLVDKAGNIGKPKDFRDRYPTLGTYTVLDPKGNQMHITYSSPGAAEYYRKNGKFADGTVLVKEVFGTEHAQMTTGDANWASGTKVWFVMVKDEKGHFPGNPLWGNGWGWALYKSDAPDKQVATDFKKDCLGCHIPAKGTDWIYVQGYPVLGAK from the coding sequence ATGATGGACTTTCGCTTGGCGATGGTCTCTCTGATGTTTGTCGCACTGACCACCGCCCATTTACAAACGGAACCGCAGAGCAAAAGTACGTTCAACGGATTTGATCTTGTCGATAAGGCTGGCAATATCGGCAAGCCCAAGGACTTCCGAGACAGGTATCCGACCCTTGGAACTTACACGGTCCTCGATCCAAAAGGAAATCAGATGCACATCACGTACTCTTCGCCTGGCGCAGCTGAATACTATCGCAAGAACGGCAAGTTCGCTGACGGCACAGTTTTGGTGAAGGAGGTCTTCGGAACTGAACATGCCCAGATGACAACCGGAGATGCGAATTGGGCTTCGGGAACAAAAGTGTGGTTCGTCATGGTGAAGGACGAAAAAGGGCACTTCCCCGGTAACCCTCTTTGGGGCAATGGTTGGGGCTGGGCTCTTTATAAATCTGATGCGCCAGACAAGCAAGTGGCCACCGACTTCAAGAAGGACTGCTTAGGTTGCCACATCCCCGCTAAAGGCACGGACTGGATCTACGTCCAAGGATATCCAGTTCTAGGCGCAAAGTAA
- a CDS encoding cytochrome P460 family protein, translated as MKKYLIVLAVSVLIAGYTAFVRGKVFAHQAPQQSSAEFTSDGKLKLPVGFRKWVFVGAPLTPNALNGGAANFPEFHHVYVEAKNLDAYMKTGTFPEGTVFVKELTRVLNPTFPDGSRTEPSGRGFFNGELNGIDATVKDSKRFAKTNNWGFFTFGHHPMPYAETAAESSVSECAWCHIANVAKTDMTWVQFYPILRDKVK; from the coding sequence ATGAAGAAATACCTGATCGTACTCGCTGTGAGTGTTTTGATCGCCGGATATACCGCCTTTGTTCGTGGAAAGGTATTTGCTCACCAAGCGCCACAACAATCAAGCGCGGAGTTTACTTCCGACGGCAAGCTCAAACTGCCCGTCGGATTTCGCAAATGGGTCTTCGTTGGTGCTCCCCTGACGCCGAATGCGCTTAATGGCGGAGCGGCCAATTTTCCGGAATTCCATCATGTATACGTTGAGGCAAAGAATCTTGATGCTTATATGAAGACAGGCACATTTCCCGAAGGCACGGTATTTGTGAAAGAACTGACACGCGTACTCAATCCGACCTTCCCTGACGGTTCGCGAACTGAGCCCTCCGGAAGAGGCTTCTTCAACGGCGAACTCAATGGTATCGACGCAACTGTAAAGGACAGCAAGCGCTTTGCCAAAACTAACAACTGGGGATTTTTCACATTCGGACATCATCCCATGCCTTATGCGGAGACGGCAGCAGAATCTTCAGTCTCTGAGTGTGCATGGTGCCACATTGCTAATGTCGCCAAGACCGACATGACCTGGGTCCAGTTTTACCCAATACTTCGCGACAAAGTGAAGTGA
- a CDS encoding cytochrome P460 family protein, with protein MAKLAIAALLITTIAADPQPDKKGGAAFTKDGDLVLPTGYRSWVFIGGPITPNGLNDGKAQFPEFHSVYVQKENFQYYQKNGKFPDGTVMVKELSLVQTGGHADGSLDSASGRGYFQSSLSGLDVMVKDAKRFGNTNDWGFFTFGHHAPPYEPVAKERSSKECASCHIAFVSKTDMVWVQYYPLLKANIE; from the coding sequence ATGGCGAAGTTAGCAATCGCAGCACTATTGATCACGACCATTGCCGCGGATCCACAGCCAGACAAAAAGGGTGGGGCGGCATTTACGAAAGATGGGGATTTAGTTCTGCCGACCGGCTATCGGTCCTGGGTCTTTATAGGAGGGCCAATCACGCCCAATGGCCTCAATGACGGCAAGGCACAGTTCCCCGAGTTCCACAGTGTCTACGTCCAAAAGGAGAACTTTCAGTATTACCAGAAGAACGGTAAATTCCCCGACGGAACCGTAATGGTGAAGGAGCTATCACTGGTGCAAACCGGCGGCCACGCGGACGGATCCTTGGACTCGGCATCAGGGCGAGGTTATTTCCAGAGTTCGCTAAGCGGTCTTGATGTGATGGTGAAAGACGCTAAACGCTTTGGCAATACAAACGACTGGGGGTTCTTCACATTCGGTCATCATGCCCCACCGTACGAACCTGTGGCCAAAGAGCGTTCGAGCAAAGAATGCGCCTCTTGTCATATTGCGTTTGTTTCCAAAACGGATATGGTCTGGGTCCAGTATTACCCACTACTTAAGGCGAACATCGAGTGA
- a CDS encoding alpha/beta fold hydrolase, translating to MSNTIRPTVFYRTLNVEGLEIFYREAGPRDAPTVLLLHGFPSSSHMFRNLIPMLADKYHVIAPDFPGYGESSAPSVKDFDYSFERFATVTEKFTEKLNLSSYALYLSDIGASVGFHLAVMHPERVTAMIIQNADAHVEAINKEFLKTGLSDYWEDRTEKNTQVLLDWLLTIEGTKWHYLHGVSDPSKISPDNWVIDQAYQDRPGNKDIQLSLLFNAKRNLDAYAVWQEYFRKQQPPTLITWGKNDGIFTVEGAELYKRELPNAELHLLDTGHFALEEEVDRIGSLMREFLGRTINKK from the coding sequence ATGTCGAACACAATCAGGCCGACCGTTTTCTATCGCACGCTTAACGTGGAGGGGCTGGAAATCTTCTATCGCGAAGCCGGTCCCCGGGATGCTCCCACCGTTTTGCTCTTGCACGGCTTTCCGTCGTCTTCTCATATGTTCCGCAATCTGATTCCCATGCTTGCGGATAAATATCATGTCATTGCCCCAGACTTCCCTGGATATGGCGAAAGCTCAGCACCGTCGGTCAAAGATTTCGACTATTCCTTCGAGCGGTTCGCGACTGTGACCGAAAAGTTCACCGAAAAGCTGAATCTTTCTTCATATGCGCTATACCTCTCGGACATAGGTGCATCGGTTGGCTTCCATTTAGCTGTCATGCATCCCGAACGCGTGACCGCTATGATCATCCAAAACGCGGACGCCCATGTTGAAGCCATAAATAAGGAGTTCTTAAAAACGGGATTATCTGACTATTGGGAAGATCGGACCGAAAAGAACACTCAAGTTCTACTCGACTGGCTTCTGACGATTGAAGGAACCAAATGGCATTATCTGCATGGTGTCAGCGATCCGTCGAAGATCAGCCCTGACAATTGGGTGATCGACCAGGCTTATCAGGACCGACCGGGAAACAAGGATATTCAACTTTCACTCCTCTTCAACGCAAAAAGGAATCTGGATGCCTATGCCGTTTGGCAGGAGTATTTCCGTAAACAACAGCCCCCCACGCTGATCACTTGGGGCAAAAACGATGGAATCTTTACGGTCGAGGGCGCTGAGCTATATAAACGAGAGCTTCCCAACGCAGAGCTCCATCTTCTTGACACGGGCCACTTCGCGTTGGAAGAAGAAGTGGATCGGATTGGATCGTTGATGCGTGAGTTTCTCGGCCGAACAATAAACAAGAAATAA
- a CDS encoding AraC family transcriptional regulator, whose translation MGAATVTGLHYNLKGFGKMFVPGFPPIELKPHTLIILPANMPFRIETSAFPGKSMLPPDPNRFSTESSGPIRRFVAGDSEPEVVLICGFFNAFYGSSTDVFSSLSEPIVEQFDETDRLDGTLKLAISELIKEEVGSAAMSAAVLKQVIINILRRSLTSVNLWVERFAMLSDPQICRAFAEMAAHPGSNHTVVSLADTACLSRSSFMARFAEIVGESPMTILRHLRMRQAGKQLASSQMSVDQIARSAGYDSRSSFIKAFRKSFECDPTEYRIQAKTDAFLKRPSSQCLATTSKAEADE comes from the coding sequence ATGGGTGCGGCTACCGTCACCGGACTGCATTACAACCTCAAAGGCTTCGGCAAAATGTTCGTCCCTGGATTTCCGCCGATTGAACTCAAGCCCCATACGCTCATCATTCTTCCCGCGAATATGCCGTTCCGAATCGAGACATCGGCCTTCCCCGGAAAGTCGATGCTGCCTCCCGATCCAAACCGGTTCAGCACGGAATCGTCCGGCCCAATTCGCCGTTTTGTCGCTGGGGATAGCGAGCCTGAAGTAGTTCTGATCTGCGGATTCTTTAATGCGTTCTACGGATCATCAACCGATGTGTTTTCTTCTCTGAGCGAGCCTATTGTGGAGCAATTCGACGAAACCGACCGGCTTGATGGAACTCTCAAACTCGCTATCTCAGAGTTGATCAAAGAGGAAGTAGGTTCCGCCGCGATGAGTGCCGCCGTGCTCAAGCAGGTCATTATCAATATCCTTCGCCGATCCCTGACCTCCGTGAATCTTTGGGTTGAACGATTTGCAATGCTTAGTGATCCGCAGATATGTAGAGCATTTGCAGAGATGGCTGCGCATCCCGGGTCGAATCATACAGTTGTTTCGCTTGCGGACACGGCATGTCTGAGTCGCTCCAGCTTTATGGCCCGTTTTGCGGAGATTGTAGGCGAGTCTCCGATGACCATCCTCCGTCATCTGCGTATGAGACAGGCCGGCAAACAGTTGGCCTCCAGCCAGATGTCGGTCGATCAGATCGCTCGTTCTGCCGGCTATGACAGTAGGAGCAGCTTTATCAAGGCATTCCGAAAGTCCTTCGAATGCGATCCGACTGAGTATCGCATCCAGGCGAAAACCGATGCCTTCTTGAAACGGCCGTCCAGCCAGTGTCTTGCTACGACGTCGAAAGCGGAAGCAGACGAGTAG
- a CDS encoding carboxymuconolactone decarboxylase family protein — protein sequence MARIELPTREQAPAETHEILDAMQQRLGFLPNGLRLLSLSPSALQAFVGLQTAMSHALDSKTQEAVALAVSRANGCNYCVATHCFITRANSQTAPDEITLNLEGKSSDPKRAAAAAFAKRIIDTHGKVSDADLAAVRAAGYSDGQIVELTALAARYTLTNFLNNMADVEIDIPDVSGM from the coding sequence ATGGCACGAATCGAACTTCCCACGCGAGAGCAGGCTCCCGCCGAAACCCACGAAATTCTCGACGCAATGCAACAGCGTTTGGGATTCCTTCCAAATGGACTTCGGTTGCTCTCCTTGAGCCCGAGTGCCTTGCAGGCTTTCGTTGGTCTCCAGACCGCGATGTCGCATGCACTCGACTCGAAGACGCAAGAAGCGGTCGCGCTGGCTGTTTCGAGGGCCAACGGTTGCAATTACTGCGTTGCCACCCACTGCTTCATCACTCGTGCCAATTCTCAAACAGCGCCCGACGAGATCACACTCAATCTCGAAGGAAAGTCCAGTGATCCGAAGAGAGCGGCTGCTGCTGCATTCGCAAAACGAATCATCGACACACATGGAAAGGTGAGCGATGCTGATCTCGCGGCGGTCCGGGCAGCCGGGTATTCCGATGGGCAGATCGTCGAACTCACAGCATTGGCGGCCCGGTACACCCTGACCAACTTTTTGAACAATATGGCTGACGTCGAGATCGACATTCCCGACGTATCTGGCATGTGA
- a CDS encoding isocitrate lyase/PEP mutase family protein, whose protein sequence is MPKTQAFRALHSKADQPLLLPNVWDVGGARLAELLGAKAVATTSAGVAWSLGYPDGNKLPLERQAQLASDLVKAVKVPVSIDMEAGYSDDPELVSENLKRVLDAGIAGINIEDGTGAPSLLAKKIEAIKRAASAMKVDVFVNARTDVYLQNLVPDENKAEETLARAVLYSDAGADGLFVPALTELTQIAQITVGTKLPVNLLAWPGLPKAADLAKLGVRRLSAGSGISQIAWHRIVKLTEAFLATGDSELFAKDSMAHGELQKLFANTK, encoded by the coding sequence ATGCCTAAGACTCAAGCATTTAGGGCACTTCATTCAAAAGCGGATCAACCTTTGCTCCTTCCGAATGTCTGGGATGTTGGAGGAGCCAGGCTTGCTGAGTTACTCGGAGCGAAGGCCGTCGCAACGACAAGCGCGGGTGTGGCCTGGTCCTTGGGCTATCCCGATGGCAACAAGTTGCCGCTCGAGCGACAGGCCCAACTGGCAAGCGATTTGGTCAAGGCTGTAAAGGTGCCGGTGTCCATCGATATGGAAGCAGGCTACTCAGACGATCCCGAACTCGTTAGCGAAAATCTCAAACGCGTCCTGGATGCTGGCATCGCAGGCATCAACATCGAGGACGGCACAGGCGCGCCAAGCCTGTTGGCGAAAAAGATCGAAGCGATCAAGCGAGCCGCATCAGCGATGAAGGTAGATGTCTTTGTCAACGCACGAACCGACGTCTATCTCCAAAATTTGGTCCCTGACGAAAACAAGGCCGAAGAGACTCTTGCGCGAGCGGTCCTCTATAGCGACGCGGGAGCTGATGGTCTCTTTGTCCCGGCGTTGACCGAATTGACGCAGATCGCCCAGATCACCGTCGGAACAAAGCTTCCCGTAAACCTTCTCGCGTGGCCTGGTCTTCCCAAGGCGGCTGATCTCGCCAAGCTTGGAGTCCGACGCCTCAGCGCGGGCTCGGGCATATCGCAGATCGCTTGGCATAGAATCGTAAAACTTACGGAGGCGTTTCTCGCTACTGGAGATTCGGAGCTCTTTGCGAAAGACTCAATGGCGCATGGCGAGCTCCAAAAGTTATTTGCCAACACAAAGTGA